The Halanaerobiales bacterium genome contains the following window.
AGAAAAGGAAGTTCATAACCTAGCATTTGAGTTAAAGCTCTGGAAATTCCTAAAGAAGCCTGAGGGTTACCAGAACCAACTGTTCCCATTGCCATTCCGAGAGAAGCTATAGCTAACAGGTATATTACTAAAATAACTGTTCCACTCATACTATAGAGATACCAGCCACCTAATGGTATGAAAAATAGAGTGGCTATTACTCCTCCTAAAGCCATAATAGAACCAAAATCGAAAATAAAACCATGAGTTATGGCATTTTTACCAAATAGTTTTATTACATCAAGATAGGGCTGGTAAAAAGGTGGGCCATATCTTTTTTGAATTCGGGCTATTACTTTTCTGGCAATTCCCATAAAAAGTAATCCTAAAGCTGAACTAAAAATTGTGATTAAAAGAAACTTTATAGCAGTCATTAACATTTCTATCATATTATCCACCCCGCAATGGCAAGTATCACGAAAAATAAAACAGTATAGTAGGCATAAGTTTGGCCATTACCAGTTATGATTCCTTTACGTAATGCATTTCCAACTTTACTTAGATTATTAGCAAGACTTTCATAAGCTCTGGTTAAACTTCGGGCAGCAAAATTATCAAATAGTCTATCAAAAGGACGATAATATTGATATGCATAATGATAGGCTTCTGCGTCATTCATATACTCACCTGAAGTATAAGTATCAAGTAAGCCTACAAGTTTTGATTTTTTGGCCAGCATGAATATAATTAAAGAAATAATAAAACCTGCAGTAAATACATTAAAGATTATCATCGAATTCCAGGATCCAAAAGCACCTTCTATTGTGTAAAGTGAATAATTAACCGATTCTATACCTAGTTGAGAAGAAATCTTAGTAATTATATTCATCTGTATTCCAGGTAATACGCCAAAGAGTACCATAAGTCCCATAAGAACATACATAGGTAATTGCATTATGAAAGGTACTTCTTTGATTTTTTCGTGTTGAGGTTTCAACTGTCCTAAAAATACAGTACTTAATGGTTTAAATACATACATAAATGAACCTATACTACCAAAGAAAGCAGCGAGTGCTAAAAATAAATATCCTTTTTCAATAAGGGCCTGATAAATAACCCATTTAGAGATAAAACCATTTGTAGGAGGTATTCCAGCCAGAGCAATAATTGCTGTAAGATAGGTAGCAAAAGTTACTGGCATTTTAAAAATTAGTCCTCCCATTTCATACATTTTGGTAGTTCCAGTTCTATAAATTACTGCTGCTAAAGTTAAAAATATAGCAGATTTAAAAATAAGGTGGTTCATCATATGAAGTAATCCACCGGTTATTCCTAGAGGAGTTGCCAGTGATATTCCCATTAAAATATATCCCATTTGAGAGATAGAAGAATAGGCTATTAATTTTTTCATATCTTCCTGTCTGATGGCCAGGATAGTACCGGTTACGGTAGTTATAGCTCCAAATAAAGCGAAAATATAACTTAAAATTGGTAATCCTCTATAGCTTATAGTATTTTCCATTACCTTAAAGAAAGGTAAGAGATAAAATACTAATAATAATCCATAAACTCCAACTTTTAACATTAGACCTGATAAAAATGGAGAAAATTCTTTAGGAGCATTACCATGTGCTCCTTTTACCCAGATATGAACCGGGAATAAGCCTGCTTTTGTTAAGAAAGGAAGACTCATCATTCCCATCAGAAGTAGTGATTTACCAGTTGGGAGATTTATTAAATATTGAGCCGCTTCTCCTATTGCAAAACTTCCAGTTTGATTATAGATAATTATAATGGCCATAAGCATTGTATAAGCACCAACTGCACTCAAAATAAAATAACGATAGGCTGATTTTTTGGCCATTTTTTTAGTACCACCAGAGATTATATAAAAGGAAGTCCAGGTCATAAGTTCCCAGAAGATAAACAAAGTTAAGAAATCTCCAGCAAGAACAACTCCCATTATACTTCCAATTAATATCAAGAAGTTAAAATTAAAGGCAGAACTCAAATCATATTTTTCCTGAGATTTAATACTAAAAAGAGCTATCAATAATCCGGCACTGGCAGTCATTAAGGCAAAAAGCCAGCTTAAAGGATTATTTCCTAAAATAAATTCTAAGTTATTTCCCATTAAGCTAAAATTAATAGTTTGGATTAGAGACCATTTTCCGTATAAACCTATCAATTGATATAGTAAATAGGCAGAAATAATTGAAGTAATAATTCCACCAGTATATTTTACTTTTTTATTTAACAGATAGGCAAAAAAGGCTGCTATAATGGGGATGAAAATATAATTAGTTAGCATCCTACATCCCTCCTAACACAGTTGTAATAT
Protein-coding sequences here:
- a CDS encoding proton-conducting transporter membrane subunit, whose amino-acid sequence is MLTNYIFIPIIAAFFAYLLNKKVKYTGGIITSIISAYLLYQLIGLYGKWSLIQTINFSLMGNNLEFILGNNPLSWLFALMTASAGLLIALFSIKSQEKYDLSSAFNFNFLILIGSIMGVVLAGDFLTLFIFWELMTWTSFYIISGGTKKMAKKSAYRYFILSAVGAYTMLMAIIIIYNQTGSFAIGEAAQYLINLPTGKSLLLMGMMSLPFLTKAGLFPVHIWVKGAHGNAPKEFSPFLSGLMLKVGVYGLLLVFYLLPFFKVMENTISYRGLPILSYIFALFGAITTVTGTILAIRQEDMKKLIAYSSISQMGYILMGISLATPLGITGGLLHMMNHLIFKSAIFLTLAAVIYRTGTTKMYEMGGLIFKMPVTFATYLTAIIALAGIPPTNGFISKWVIYQALIEKGYLFLALAAFFGSIGSFMYVFKPLSTVFLGQLKPQHEKIKEVPFIMQLPMYVLMGLMVLFGVLPGIQMNIITKISSQLGIESVNYSLYTIEGAFGSWNSMIIFNVFTAGFIISLIIFMLAKKSKLVGLLDTYTSGEYMNDAEAYHYAYQYYRPFDRLFDNFAARSLTRAYESLANNLSKVGNALRKGIITGNGQTYAYYTVLFFVILAIAGWII